In a single window of the Dromaius novaehollandiae isolate bDroNov1 chromosome 17, bDroNov1.hap1, whole genome shotgun sequence genome:
- the KLHL22 gene encoding kelch-like protein 22 — translation MAEDQELTQPHKAQLEPSLQQRTSNTYRSAEHSQALLSGLVALRDSSILFDVVLVVEEKPIEAHRILLAASCDYFRGMFAGGLREMEQDEVRIHGISYNAMCKILNFIYTSELELSVNSVQETLAAACQLQIPEVIKFCCDFLMSWVDEENILDVYRLADHYDLRHLSDQLDSYILKNFVAFSKTQMYRQLPFQKVYSLLSSNRLEVNYENEVYEGALLYHYSPEQLETDQVSLMEPPKLLETVRFPLMEPQVLQRLHDKLSPCPLKDKVADALMYHKNECLQPMLQSSQTQLRSEFQCVVGFGGMHSTPSIVLSDQAKYLNPLLGEWRHFTAPLAPRMSNQGIAVLNNFVYLIGGDNNVRGFRAESRCWRYDPRHNRWFQIRSLQQEHADLSVCVVGDYIYAVAGRDYHEDLREVERYDPKSNTWEYVTPLKKEVYAHAGAALDGKMYITCGRRGEDYLKELQCYDPKTDRWDILADGPVRRAWHGMAALLGKLYVIGGSNNDSGYRRDVHQVACYKPSTDQWTNVCPLPAGHGEPGIAVLDNRIYVLGGRSHNRGIRMDYVHIYDAERDCWEEGPQLEDDISGMAACVLTLPRAILMDTEKWYSEWHADHLQNHLDFPSEVMSVSDWEEFDSSSED, via the exons ATGGCGGAGGATCAGGAGCTGACTCAGCCACACAAAGCTCAGCTCGAGCCCTCCCTTCAGCAGCGCACCAGCAACACGTACCGCAGTGCAGAGCACTCGCAGGCCTTGCTCAGTGGCTTGGTAGCTCTCCGAGACAGCAGCATCCTCTTCGATGTAGTTCTGGTAGTGGAAGAGAAACCTATTGAAGCTCACCGCATACTTCTAGCTGCATCCTGTGACTATTTCAG AGGAATGTTTGCAGGAGGACTGAGAGAGATGGAACAGGATGAAGTTCGTATCCATGGCATCTCCTACAATGCAATGTGTAAAATCCTGAACTTCATTTACACTTCTGAGCTGGAGCTCAGTGTAAACAGTGTTCAAGAAACCTTAGCTGCAGCCTGTCAGCTTCAG ATTCCAGAAGTCATTAAGTTCTGTTGTGATTTTCTCATGTCCTGGGTAGATGAAGAGAACATCCTGGATGTCTATAGATTAGCTGACCATTATGACTTGAGACATTTGAGTGATCAGCTGGACTCCTATATTTTGAAAAACTTTGTAGCTTTCTCAAAGACACAAATGTACCGGCAGCTACCCTTCCAGAAGGTCTACTCCCTTCTCAGCAGCAACCGGTTGGAGGTTAACTATGAGAATGAGGTTTATGAAGGGGCACTTCTTTATCATTATTCTCCAGAGCAACTGGAGACAGACCAAGTCTCCCTGATGGAGCCCCCTAAGCTACTTGAGACAGTTCGTTTTCCTCTGATGGAACCCCAGGTCCTGCAAAGGCTTCATGACAAATTAAGTCCATGTCCTTTAAAAGATAAAGTAGCAGATGCACTAATGTACCACAAGAACGAATGTCTTCAGCCAATGCTTCAGAGCTCCCAGACACAGCTGAGATCAGAGTTCCAGTGTGTAGTGGGATTTGGAGGGATGCATTCTACTCCATCCATCGTCCTCAGTGACCAAGCCAAGTATCTGAACCCCTtgctgggagagtggaggcacTTTACGGCTCCACTAGCCCCCCGAATGTCCAACCAGGGGATTGCTGTTCTCAATAATTTTGTGTATTTAATTGGAGGAGACAACAATGTACGTGGTTTTCGAGCAGAGTCAAGGTGTTGGAG GTATGACCCGCGACACAACAGGTGGTTCCAGATCCGGTCCCTACAGCAAGAGCACGCTGACCTCAGTGTTTGTGTTGTGGGCGACTATATATACGCTGTCGCCGGGCGAGATTACCACGAAGACCTGAGAGAAGTGGAGAGGTATGACCCTAAAAGCAACACTTGGGAATATGTGACACCTCTGAAGAAGGAG GTGTATGCACATGCTGGAGCAGCACTGGATGGGAAGATGTATATTacctgtgggaggagaggagaagactaTTTGAAGGAGCTACAATGTTATGACCCAAAGACTGACCGCTGGGACATCTTAGCAGATGGTCCAGTCAGACGTGCTTGGCATGGGATGGCTGCACTTCTAGGGAAGCTCTATGTAATTGGAGGAAGCAACAACGATTCTGGCTACAGAAGGGATGTTCACCAG gttGCCTGCTATAAGCCAAGCACTGATCAGTGGACAAACGTATGTCCACTTCCTGCAGGACATGGAGAGCCAGGTATTGCTGTCTTAGACAACAGGATCTACGTCTTGGGAGGCAGATCTCACAACAGAGGGATCCGCATGGACTACGTCCACATTTACGATGCAGAGAGAGACTGTTGGGAGGAAGGTCCCCAGCTGGAGGATGATATTTCTGGGATGGCTGCCTGCGTCCTCACTTTGCCCAGGGCTATTTTAATGGACACAGAAAAATGGTACTCAGAATGGCATGCAGACCACCTGCAGAATCACCTTGACTTTCCATCGGAAGTTATGAGTGTGTCAGACTGGGAGGAATTTGACAGTTCAAGTGAAGACTag